The proteins below come from a single Roseiflexus sp. RS-1 genomic window:
- the pknB gene encoding Stk1 family PASTA domain-containing Ser/Thr kinase: MQKKILNNRYELEQKIGEGGMARVYRGRDLRLNRRVAIKVLHEHYAADVSFLQRFHHEAQAAAGLRHPCIVNVYDVGQDGDTHYIVMEYVEGSDLKSLILRNGPLPVDQAVAIAEDVAGGLEAAHRLGMVHRDVKPQNILVSPSGEVKITDFGIAKSSLSTALTETGMTFGTADYLSPEQARGFAATPRSDIYALGVTLYEMLTGRLPFMGENAVAVAMQHVSVDPPPPRMFNPQIPPHLETLVLTALSKNPDERPASAREFAQMLHAYRAVSQEATIVRPVAPRQGLPRAVPGPVSAAPTGNSGGRIAPLPPPRSPVITQAPPASGGRDLGVFLLGMMFIGIVLGVVYLAATGTFDNLFNPGSGTRPPPITLPEPTATPEVTPAPEMVAVPNVIGLDERAAIATIEGANLLPYAELPRASDVVSAGLVFDQFPPPTTLVTVSTVVTYVVSTGPEQIPLPQVVTMRGVDAEFQLRSLGFQVQVVSAPDRLSAGFVFRTEPVAGTPLRRGDTVTIFVSLGDKVRMPDVTGLPEEEAIRRISAAGLTWSYSDYQGCDKLGDLCDRYAPGVVVSSIPRGGDLVDRGSPVTLGVRAP; encoded by the coding sequence ATGCAGAAGAAAATTCTGAACAATCGCTACGAACTTGAGCAAAAGATTGGCGAAGGCGGCATGGCGCGCGTCTATCGCGGTCGTGATCTGCGCCTTAACCGGCGGGTTGCTATCAAGGTGCTGCACGAGCATTATGCCGCTGATGTCAGCTTCCTCCAGCGTTTTCACCACGAAGCGCAGGCGGCGGCCGGTCTGCGCCATCCATGCATCGTTAATGTGTACGATGTCGGGCAGGACGGCGATACGCACTATATCGTGATGGAGTATGTCGAAGGCAGCGATCTGAAGAGTCTGATCCTGCGCAACGGTCCGTTACCGGTCGATCAGGCGGTCGCAATTGCTGAAGATGTCGCCGGGGGATTGGAAGCCGCCCATCGCCTGGGCATGGTGCATCGGGATGTCAAGCCGCAGAACATTCTGGTCAGTCCTTCTGGCGAGGTGAAGATCACCGACTTTGGTATTGCCAAAAGTTCGCTTTCGACGGCGCTGACCGAAACCGGTATGACGTTTGGGACGGCGGATTACCTTTCGCCGGAACAGGCGCGCGGGTTTGCAGCCACGCCGCGATCCGACATCTATGCGCTTGGGGTGACGCTGTATGAGATGTTGACCGGTCGCCTGCCGTTTATGGGCGAGAATGCGGTTGCAGTCGCCATGCAGCATGTCAGCGTCGATCCGCCGCCGCCGCGCATGTTCAATCCTCAGATCCCGCCGCATCTCGAAACACTGGTGCTGACTGCGCTCAGCAAGAATCCTGACGAACGCCCGGCGTCGGCGCGCGAATTCGCGCAGATGCTGCACGCATACCGCGCAGTGAGCCAGGAGGCGACCATCGTGCGCCCGGTTGCGCCCCGTCAGGGTCTCCCACGCGCCGTACCCGGTCCTGTTTCGGCTGCTCCGACAGGAAATAGCGGCGGACGGATTGCGCCGTTGCCGCCGCCGCGTTCACCGGTGATCACCCAGGCGCCGCCAGCAAGCGGGGGACGCGATCTCGGCGTCTTTCTGCTCGGCATGATGTTTATCGGTATCGTGCTCGGCGTGGTCTATCTGGCTGCCACCGGTACGTTCGATAATCTGTTCAATCCCGGCAGCGGAACCCGTCCGCCGCCAATAACGCTTCCCGAACCGACTGCGACGCCGGAAGTGACCCCCGCGCCGGAGATGGTTGCAGTGCCGAATGTCATCGGTCTCGACGAGCGCGCTGCGATTGCGACCATCGAAGGGGCGAATCTGCTGCCGTATGCCGAATTGCCGCGCGCATCCGATGTCGTTTCGGCAGGACTGGTGTTCGACCAGTTTCCGCCGCCAACTACGCTTGTGACCGTTTCGACGGTCGTAACCTATGTGGTCAGTACCGGACCAGAACAGATTCCCTTGCCCCAGGTTGTTACTATGCGCGGCGTCGATGCCGAGTTTCAACTACGCAGTCTCGGTTTTCAGGTGCAGGTTGTCAGTGCGCCGGATCGCCTCAGCGCGGGTTTCGTCTTTCGCACCGAGCCGGTTGCCGGTACGCCGTTGCGCCGTGGCGACACGGTGACCATCTTCGTCAGCCTGGGCGATAAAGTGCGGATGCCGGATGTCACCGGCTTGCCGGAAGAAGAGGCAATCCGTCGGATTTCCGCCGCCGGTCTGACCTGGTCGTACTCCGATTATCAGGGATGCGATAAACTCGGCGACCTGTGCGACCGGTATGCGCCTGGAGTTGTCGTCAGTTCAATACCGCGCGGCGGAGACCTGGTTGATCGGGGTTCTCCGGTGACTCTGGGTGTGCGCGCACCGTAA
- a CDS encoding ribonuclease H-like domain-containing protein, whose protein sequence is MRAYLDIETTFEGAISVIGIYRPECGAIQLVGGGVRDTTLYDVLQGVETLVTFNGSGFDLPVIRRRLLVDLRRDFGHCDLMYVCRRRGLRGGLKAVEERLGIQRTTQGMNGRDALYLWDRYEKRGDYRALRTLLDYNREDVINLAILEERLGLVPPGDLCLAVRHIYA, encoded by the coding sequence GTGCGCGCCTATCTCGACATCGAAACAACTTTTGAGGGCGCGATCAGCGTGATCGGCATCTACCGTCCAGAGTGCGGCGCTATTCAGTTAGTCGGCGGCGGAGTGCGTGATACGACGTTGTACGATGTGCTCCAGGGTGTGGAAACACTCGTGACATTCAACGGTTCCGGGTTCGATCTGCCGGTCATTCGCAGGCGCCTCCTTGTCGATCTCCGACGTGACTTCGGGCATTGCGATCTCATGTATGTCTGTCGGCGACGTGGCCTGCGCGGCGGTCTCAAGGCTGTCGAGGAACGTCTGGGCATCCAACGTACAACACAGGGGATGAACGGACGCGATGCGCTGTACCTGTGGGATCGCTACGAGAAGCGCGGCGATTATCGGGCGCTGCGCACGTTGCTCGACTACAACCGTGAAGATGTGATCAATCTGGCAATCCTGGAAGAACGTCTTGGTCTTGTCCCACCAGGCGACCTATGCCTGGCTGTGCGCCACATATACGCCTGA
- a CDS encoding nucleoside hydrolase — MTTRVILDTDPGIDDSLAILLAAASPEVELAGVTVTSGNCPMADGVRNARNVLALAGRPDIPVCGGVALPLIRPLYTAPETHGETGIGFAHPPESTAPVSTEHGVDLIIREILEHPGEVTLVAVAPLTNVAIALRKEPRIINAVRQVIIMGGALRTDGNTTSLAEFNFYVDPHAAHIVLESGMPITLLPWDITKDIILTQADVDRLLRTPSPVTQFIADATRFYIEFHLAAFGYAGCSINDPAALALAFMPDLARTEPMHVAVEYTSELTAGKSVISYIGPATREPDAHDLTGYDTAAWPPHWRRAFRPAPNVRTVVEFDTQRFIALFVERMERLARR, encoded by the coding sequence ATGACCACGCGCGTCATTCTCGACACCGATCCTGGCATCGATGACTCTCTGGCGATTCTACTCGCAGCCGCCTCCCCCGAAGTCGAACTTGCGGGCGTCACCGTTACCAGCGGCAACTGTCCGATGGCTGATGGCGTGCGCAATGCGCGTAACGTACTGGCGCTCGCCGGTCGCCCCGATATTCCGGTGTGCGGCGGGGTTGCGTTGCCGTTGATCCGCCCGCTCTACACTGCACCTGAGACCCACGGCGAAACCGGTATCGGTTTCGCCCATCCCCCTGAGTCAACCGCACCGGTCAGCACGGAACATGGCGTCGATCTGATCATCCGCGAAATCCTGGAGCATCCCGGCGAGGTCACGCTGGTCGCCGTCGCACCACTGACAAATGTCGCAATTGCGCTGCGCAAAGAGCCGCGGATTATCAATGCGGTGCGCCAGGTCATTATCATGGGTGGTGCGTTGCGCACCGACGGCAACACTACCTCGCTGGCGGAGTTCAACTTTTATGTCGATCCGCACGCAGCGCATATCGTTCTCGAAAGCGGCATGCCGATCACACTCCTGCCCTGGGACATTACCAAAGATATTATTCTGACTCAGGCAGATGTTGATCGGTTGCTCCGCACGCCGTCGCCGGTCACGCAATTCATTGCCGACGCCACGCGGTTCTACATCGAATTCCATCTGGCGGCATTCGGATACGCGGGGTGCTCGATCAACGATCCGGCGGCGCTGGCGCTGGCGTTTATGCCAGACCTGGCGCGCACCGAGCCGATGCATGTGGCGGTTGAGTATACCAGTGAACTTACCGCAGGGAAGAGTGTCATCAGTTATATTGGTCCGGCGACGCGCGAACCGGATGCGCACGATCTGACCGGGTACGACACTGCCGCCTGGCCCCCGCACTGGCGGCGCGCGTTCCGTCCGGCGCCAAATGTGCGCACAGTGGTCGAATTCGATACCCAACGTTTCATTGCGCTGTTTGTCGAACGCATGGAGCGACTGGCGCGTCGGTAA
- a CDS encoding STAS domain-containing protein — translation MLSTHDKMQTGTPDAAGLLRQWQTRMLDGLLIVLIVVGLLAIIGGGWSDYMARGAEAIPLIVAYTTAYAIVLVIALVKRLGFTVRAIALLGLVMAMSALILASDGLLGSGRIAWMGSVVLAVALFGVRGGIVALAMSLAGFSIVGWFYVGGTLNAAPAQIAVLNTSPSWIGAVTVYVCMTCLAAVPFMYLLNRLSTLASSATADAARAEANARLAEERAAELERQTVRLQETEHMLRTLITTLETPTVPLASGVLLAPIVGQLDSRRAEALVHRLLTVASAERARLMVIDIAGVPAFDTQVAQSLLRAAQALELIGCHVALTGISPTTAQTMTTLGIRMDNITIARSPQDILAQR, via the coding sequence ATGCTGAGCACACACGACAAGATGCAGACCGGAACCCCCGATGCAGCCGGACTTCTGCGCCAATGGCAGACCCGTATGCTCGACGGTCTGCTGATCGTGCTGATCGTCGTCGGTCTGCTGGCGATCATCGGTGGCGGTTGGTCGGATTATATGGCACGCGGGGCAGAAGCGATACCCCTGATTGTCGCCTATACGACTGCATATGCGATTGTCCTGGTTATCGCCCTGGTAAAACGACTCGGCTTCACAGTACGGGCGATTGCGCTGCTCGGACTTGTCATGGCGATGAGCGCCCTCATCCTCGCCAGTGATGGTTTGTTGGGGAGCGGACGGATCGCCTGGATGGGGAGCGTTGTTCTGGCAGTGGCACTGTTTGGAGTACGCGGCGGTATCGTCGCACTGGCAATGTCACTGGCGGGCTTCAGTATTGTCGGGTGGTTCTACGTCGGGGGAACGCTGAACGCTGCTCCGGCGCAAATAGCCGTATTGAACACATCGCCGTCCTGGATTGGAGCGGTTACAGTCTACGTATGTATGACCTGTCTTGCGGCAGTTCCTTTTATGTATCTTCTGAATCGTCTCAGCACACTGGCGAGCAGCGCGACCGCCGATGCCGCGCGAGCGGAGGCGAATGCGCGACTCGCGGAGGAACGCGCCGCCGAACTGGAGCGTCAGACGGTACGTCTTCAGGAAACCGAACACATGCTGCGCACCCTGATTACCACCCTGGAGACGCCGACCGTCCCGCTTGCCAGCGGCGTCCTGCTGGCGCCAATTGTCGGACAGCTGGATAGCCGGCGCGCCGAGGCGCTCGTGCATCGTCTGCTCACCGTCGCCAGCGCCGAGCGCGCCCGCCTGATGGTTATCGACATCGCAGGCGTGCCCGCATTCGACACCCAGGTCGCGCAGAGTCTGCTTCGCGCTGCTCAGGCGCTCGAACTGATCGGTTGCCATGTGGCGCTGACCGGCATTTCTCCCACAACGGCGCAGACGATGACGACGCTTGGGATACGGATGGACAACATTACAATTGCGCGCTCGCCGCAGGATATTCTGGCGCAGCGATAG
- a CDS encoding zinc-dependent alcohol dehydrogenase family protein produces MRAVRFASFGEPADVLTVENIPAPQPGPGQVLVRVQVRPINPSDLFVIRGLYGALPRLPAVPGFEGAGVIVGVGEGVTDRTIGQLVIPMGASGLWQEYVVVPAARAIPVPEPIGDRQAATAFVNPATAWLMLTETLRVEPGEWVLQNAASSVVGRHVIQLGQRLNFRTINVVRRREVIDELRAMGADEVICEQDENVVARVHALTGGKGVRYALDSVGGASGARLAASLGAGGTMLVYGAIAGESLTIHPGMLLFRSATIRGWWLTHWFQSATPSQVQSLFDTLFRLIGDGTLSTPIVAEYDLADVREAVREAERKTRPGKVLLVG; encoded by the coding sequence ATGCGCGCCGTTCGTTTCGCTTCCTTTGGCGAACCCGCCGATGTTCTGACTGTTGAAAACATCCCTGCGCCGCAGCCCGGTCCGGGGCAGGTATTGGTACGGGTGCAGGTGCGCCCGATCAACCCCTCCGATCTGTTCGTTATTCGCGGATTGTACGGTGCGTTGCCGCGATTGCCCGCAGTTCCCGGCTTTGAAGGCGCCGGCGTCATTGTTGGTGTGGGCGAAGGAGTGACCGACCGCACCATCGGGCAACTGGTCATCCCTATGGGCGCCTCTGGTCTGTGGCAGGAGTATGTCGTCGTCCCGGCAGCCAGGGCGATCCCGGTTCCTGAGCCGATCGGCGACCGTCAGGCGGCGACGGCGTTCGTCAACCCGGCGACCGCCTGGCTGATGTTGACTGAGACGTTGCGCGTCGAACCCGGCGAATGGGTGTTGCAGAACGCTGCCAGTTCCGTGGTTGGGCGGCATGTTATCCAGTTGGGACAACGCCTCAACTTCCGCACGATCAATGTTGTGCGGCGACGCGAGGTCATCGACGAGTTGCGCGCCATGGGAGCGGACGAAGTCATCTGTGAGCAGGATGAGAATGTTGTAGCGCGGGTGCATGCGCTGACAGGCGGGAAAGGGGTGCGCTACGCGCTCGACTCGGTTGGCGGCGCAAGCGGGGCGCGCCTGGCGGCGTCACTCGGTGCAGGCGGCACAATGCTGGTTTATGGCGCAATTGCAGGCGAATCGCTGACGATCCATCCGGGCATGCTCCTCTTCCGCAGCGCCACCATCCGCGGATGGTGGCTCACGCACTGGTTCCAGAGCGCAACACCGTCGCAGGTGCAGAGTCTCTTCGATACCCTGTTTCGACTGATCGGCGACGGGACGCTCAGCACCCCGATCGTGGCGGAGTACGACCTTGCCGACGTGCGGGAAGCGGTACGTGAAGCCGAGCGCAAGACCCGCCCCGGCAAGGTGTTGCTGGTGGGATGA
- a CDS encoding glycosyltransferase — protein sequence MRIAMLSVHSSPLARLGGKEAGGMNVYVRELSREFGRRGIAVDIFTRAQAHDAPTVVQIDRGVRLIHVRAGPPAPCDKNRLLDYLPEFIGRVRCFADGEDLHYDVIHSHYWVSGEAALALRRSWGAPVVHMFHTLGAMKNLVARGDQERETRERVAVEERILREADAIVAATPLDRAQMVWHYAADVGRIRVVPAGVDLRRFQPRDAAMARTMLDLPPAPHRIILLVARIEPLKGIDALIEASALLVQRHPEWRDTLTALIVGGGSEEERAHWNAEQRRLDAIRQRLGIANVVRFAGAQPQERLPLYYAAADVVTMPSHYESFGMAALEALACGKPVIATSAGGPAFIVEDGVSGLLTPPSDPPTLARHLERLLLNDDERATMGAAARERALRFGWEHIACDILGIYRDLLQQRDRQARAG from the coding sequence ATGCGCATCGCAATGTTGAGCGTTCATAGCAGCCCCCTCGCGCGTCTCGGCGGCAAAGAGGCGGGCGGCATGAACGTCTATGTCCGCGAATTGAGCCGCGAGTTCGGACGTCGCGGCATAGCCGTCGATATATTCACCCGCGCCCAGGCGCACGACGCACCGACGGTCGTTCAGATCGATCGGGGCGTGCGCCTGATCCATGTGCGCGCCGGTCCACCGGCGCCCTGCGATAAAAACCGCCTGCTGGACTATCTGCCGGAGTTCATCGGGCGGGTGCGCTGCTTCGCCGACGGTGAAGACCTGCACTACGACGTCATTCACAGCCACTACTGGGTTTCTGGCGAGGCGGCGCTGGCGCTGCGCCGTAGTTGGGGTGCGCCGGTCGTTCATATGTTCCATACGCTCGGCGCGATGAAAAATCTGGTGGCGCGCGGCGACCAGGAGCGTGAAACCCGCGAGCGGGTCGCGGTTGAGGAGCGTATCCTGCGCGAAGCCGACGCGATTGTGGCAGCCACTCCGCTCGACCGGGCGCAGATGGTCTGGCACTACGCCGCCGATGTGGGCAGGATTCGTGTTGTTCCAGCAGGGGTTGATCTGCGCCGCTTTCAGCCGCGCGATGCAGCAATGGCGCGCACAATGCTCGATCTCCCGCCAGCGCCGCACCGCATCATCCTGCTGGTGGCGCGTATTGAGCCGCTCAAAGGCATCGATGCGCTGATCGAAGCCAGCGCCCTGCTGGTGCAGCGCCACCCTGAGTGGCGCGACACGCTGACGGCATTGATCGTCGGTGGGGGCAGCGAGGAGGAACGGGCGCACTGGAACGCCGAGCAGCGGCGCCTGGACGCCATCCGGCAGCGGCTTGGGATCGCCAATGTTGTGCGATTCGCCGGCGCGCAGCCGCAGGAACGCCTGCCGCTCTACTACGCGGCTGCCGATGTCGTTACCATGCCGTCTCATTACGAGTCATTCGGGATGGCGGCGCTCGAAGCGCTGGCATGCGGCAAGCCGGTGATAGCAACGAGTGCAGGCGGTCCGGCGTTTATCGTCGAAGATGGCGTCAGCGGTCTGCTGACCCCGCCTTCCGACCCGCCGACCCTCGCGCGACACCTTGAGCGCCTGCTGCTGAATGACGACGAGCGCGCAACGATGGGCGCTGCGGCACGGGAACGGGCGCTGCGGTTCGGTTGGGAGCATATTGCGTGTGACATTCTCGGCATCTACCGCGACCTGTTGCAGCAGCGCGACCGTCAGGCGCGGGCAGGGTAG
- a CDS encoding serine hydrolase domain-containing protein, with the protein MQPVRLQPRHRRRRRHHARRVTPPILRVVLIIAGALLVTLATCSAPLLPLRLRQASEAAPTPLPAAAIVSDPRMVATKAPQPSPTPLPSAIPIATPIPTPTLMPGSAPGAPPLDPLGREIDAYLTGLTASGQFQGAVLVAQDGKVVIARGYGNADENVPNTVYTRFRLASITKQFTAAAILALQQDGKLTVDDAICVYLDNCPDAWKPLTIRHLLTHTSGLVDYTDFASFEPTEMHPATPQELVKRFRTFPLAFAPGTLYDYCNSNYVLLGLIIERASGMAYADYLHQRFFLPLGMTATGYDTSRGAIADGAQGYVVPGRKSGFLDASTLYAAGGLYSTVGDLFRWDQALYTNEALARDQLDQMFTPALRDYGFGWKIEVINGRRRISHPGNMTGVATFFARYPDDRATIIVLANMEYANVEGIANSIASRMFPPPPTPSPTRTR; encoded by the coding sequence GTGCAACCGGTTCGTCTCCAACCACGTCATCGCCGCCGACGGCGGCATCATGCGCGGCGCGTCACGCCGCCGATACTGCGCGTCGTGCTGATCATAGCCGGCGCGCTGCTGGTGACGCTTGCGACCTGTAGCGCGCCGCTTCTGCCGCTCAGACTCCGGCAGGCGTCTGAAGCGGCGCCAACGCCGCTCCCGGCTGCGGCGATCGTCTCTGATCCAAGGATGGTTGCCACGAAAGCGCCGCAGCCGTCGCCGACTCCGCTGCCGTCAGCAATACCCATTGCCACACCAATTCCTACGCCAACGTTGATGCCGGGTTCTGCGCCTGGCGCACCACCGCTCGATCCGCTTGGGCGTGAGATCGATGCGTACCTGACCGGACTCACCGCCAGCGGGCAGTTTCAGGGGGCGGTGCTTGTCGCGCAGGACGGGAAGGTGGTGATTGCGCGCGGCTATGGCAATGCCGATGAGAACGTTCCGAACACCGTGTACACGCGCTTCCGCCTGGCGTCGATCACCAAACAGTTTACTGCCGCTGCAATTCTGGCGTTGCAGCAGGATGGCAAACTGACTGTGGATGATGCAATCTGCGTCTACCTGGACAATTGCCCCGATGCCTGGAAACCGCTGACGATCCGTCACCTGCTGACCCATACGTCCGGTCTGGTCGATTACACCGATTTTGCCAGTTTCGAGCCGACCGAGATGCACCCGGCGACGCCGCAGGAACTGGTTAAGCGGTTTCGCACCTTTCCGCTCGCCTTTGCGCCCGGAACGCTCTACGATTACTGCAACTCGAACTATGTGCTGCTGGGACTGATCATTGAGCGCGCGTCGGGCATGGCGTATGCCGATTACCTGCACCAGCGCTTCTTCCTGCCGCTTGGCATGACTGCCACCGGTTACGATACCAGTCGGGGCGCGATTGCTGACGGCGCGCAGGGATACGTCGTTCCAGGCAGGAAATCCGGCTTCCTCGACGCCTCAACGCTCTACGCAGCCGGAGGGCTGTACTCGACGGTTGGCGACCTTTTCCGCTGGGATCAGGCGCTCTACACGAATGAGGCGCTTGCGCGCGATCAACTGGATCAGATGTTTACCCCGGCACTGCGCGATTATGGGTTCGGCTGGAAGATCGAAGTGATCAATGGACGCCGACGAATCAGCCACCCCGGTAATATGACCGGCGTCGCAACGTTCTTTGCCCGCTACCCCGACGACCGCGCGACGATTATTGTGCTGGCGAACATGGAGTACGCCAACGTCGAAGGGATCGCCAACTCTATCGCATCGCGCATGTTCCCGCCGCCGCCAACACCTTCTCCAACCCGAACGCGATGA
- a CDS encoding RluA family pseudouridine synthase, which translates to MPLTIPTTSPGALLCDALTAALGDATEALWLIARGGVWVDGVRVRDPGMRLPADATIVVQRPPDGIYREPVVTPEMILYEDDDLIALNKPIDTYVEATPWDAEGHLRAALARFLALRNGTAPPLHLAHRLDRDTSGVLLISKTPDVNAALQRVFRDGAAHKTYLAICAGLPSFDEIEIETGHGRGRGGMFRVFPPEAIGRTLPQGGTVKSMRTRFRVVRRLDDAALVRAWPLTGRTHQIRLHLAFLGHPLIGDSKYGGLSIWRGTPAFHHHLHAERLELPHPQSGAPLVIVAPAPEWAQ; encoded by the coding sequence ATGCCGTTAACGATACCGACAACCTCTCCCGGCGCATTGCTGTGCGATGCACTCACGGCTGCACTCGGCGACGCAACGGAAGCCTTGTGGCTGATCGCGCGCGGCGGCGTGTGGGTCGATGGCGTGCGTGTGCGCGATCCGGGCATGCGTCTGCCTGCGGACGCAACCATTGTGGTTCAGCGCCCCCCTGATGGGATCTACCGCGAACCGGTCGTGACCCCGGAGATGATCCTGTACGAAGACGACGACCTGATTGCGCTCAACAAACCGATAGACACCTACGTTGAGGCGACGCCCTGGGATGCGGAGGGGCATCTGCGCGCAGCACTGGCGCGATTCCTTGCGCTGCGCAATGGCACTGCACCGCCGCTGCACCTGGCGCACCGCCTGGATCGGGACACCTCCGGAGTCCTGTTGATCTCGAAAACGCCCGATGTCAATGCGGCGCTGCAACGCGTGTTTCGGGATGGAGCGGCGCACAAGACATACCTGGCGATCTGCGCCGGTTTGCCTTCTTTCGATGAGATCGAGATTGAAACCGGGCATGGACGGGGGCGTGGCGGCATGTTCCGGGTGTTCCCGCCCGAAGCGATCGGGCGCACGCTCCCGCAGGGCGGAACGGTTAAATCGATGCGCACACGCTTTCGTGTTGTTCGACGGTTGGACGATGCCGCGCTGGTACGCGCCTGGCCCCTCACCGGGCGTACACACCAGATCCGGTTGCACCTTGCCTTCCTGGGTCATCCGCTTATCGGCGACAGCAAATATGGCGGTCTGTCCATCTGGCGCGGCACCCCGGCGTTCCACCACCACCTGCACGCCGAACGCCTGGAATTGCCACATCCGCAGAGCGGCGCACCGCTGGTCATTGTGGCGCCAGCGCCGGAATGGGCGCAGTGA
- a CDS encoding Uma2 family endonuclease, with protein sequence MTTVTETPTTDRFPYGWRYVERVAPDGTVTFEQIPLTLEDVAHPQEGDQVTHSDLHQRICAYLYNVLRGVLASIPGAVVLHDVRIAWDVPDLKAHGPDLAVIFGVRESKNWSTFDVAVEGVRPTLIIEVTSPETRAIDLMVKLDEYDLAGVEFYVIVDVVQRRGQVAPRLLGYRRTPTVYGVLSPDAQGRLWIEPLQIWLGVQEQAVMCYDASGKPIGDYPDLRAALNAETAARIAAEQRIAALEAELRRLRGEERA encoded by the coding sequence ATGACGACTGTAACCGAAACGCCGACGACCGATCGCTTCCCCTACGGCTGGCGCTATGTCGAGCGCGTCGCGCCCGATGGCACGGTGACGTTCGAACAGATCCCCCTGACGCTGGAAGATGTCGCACATCCCCAGGAGGGCGACCAGGTGACCCACAGCGACCTGCATCAGCGCATCTGCGCGTATCTGTACAATGTCCTGCGCGGCGTGCTCGCCAGCATCCCCGGCGCCGTCGTGCTGCACGATGTGCGCATCGCCTGGGACGTTCCCGACCTGAAGGCGCACGGTCCCGACCTGGCGGTGATCTTCGGCGTGCGGGAATCCAAAAACTGGAGCACCTTCGATGTCGCTGTCGAGGGGGTACGTCCCACGCTGATTATCGAAGTCACTTCCCCCGAAACGCGCGCCATCGACCTGATGGTCAAACTCGACGAGTATGACCTTGCCGGGGTTGAGTTCTACGTGATTGTGGACGTGGTACAGCGGCGCGGGCAGGTCGCGCCGCGTCTGCTCGGCTACCGGCGGACGCCGACCGTCTACGGCGTGCTGTCGCCCGACGCGCAGGGGCGGTTGTGGATCGAGCCGCTCCAGATCTGGCTCGGTGTACAGGAACAGGCGGTGATGTGCTACGACGCTTCCGGCAAACCAATCGGCGATTACCCTGACCTTCGGGCCGCGCTCAACGCCGAAACCGCAGCACGCATCGCAGCCGAACAACGTATTGCTGCGCTCGAAGCCGAACTCCGCCGCTTGCGCGGCGAAGAGCGCGCCTGA